The following coding sequences are from one Trichoplusia ni isolate ovarian cell line Hi5 chromosome 15, tn1, whole genome shotgun sequence window:
- the LOC113501322 gene encoding protein Wnt-10-like, giving the protein MEVRCKCHGLSGSCQLRTCWRATPDFRVVASTIKRQYRKALLVAQEELNNSPSILRGRPRGRRRGKARPAPKTSLLFFERSPSFCDVDPRTDSAGTSGRVCRIGRTSRTGSCDLLCCGRGHALIRKSSIKPCNCTFHWCCRVDCERCRDDKWVAICK; this is encoded by the exons ATGGAGGTGCGATGCAAGTGCCACGGCTTGTCAGGCAGCTGCCAGCTCAGGACTTGCTGGAGAGCCACACCAGACTTCAGAGTGGTCGCATCCACTATCAAACGGCAATACAGGAAG gctCTGTTAGTGGCACAAGAGGAGCTCAACAACAGTCCTTCGATATTAAGAGGTCGGCCGAGAGGCAGGAGGCGAGGGAAAGCGCGGCCGGCTCCGAAAACCAGCCTATTATTCTTTGAAAG ATCACCAAGCTTCTGCGACGTAGACCCTCGCACTGACTCAGCCGGCACGTCAGGCCGGGTCTGTCGCATCGGTCGGACGTCCCGGACGGGGTCATGCGACCTCCTCTGCTGCGGCCGAGGTCACGCGCTTATCAGGAAGTCCAGCATCAAGCCATGCAATTGCACCTTCCACTGGTGCTGCCGAGTCGACTGCGAGAGGTGCCGAGATGATAAATGGGTTGCGATTTGTAAGTAA